A single region of the Marinobacter nanhaiticus D15-8W genome encodes:
- a CDS encoding alanine/glycine:cation symporter family protein, with protein MTAIVDFLNSILWGYVLVYGLLAVGVFFTLRLGFLQFLKFGEMIRAIRGSRESDVHGISPFQALCTSLASRVGTGNLAGVAVALYLGGAGAIFWMWMVALVGMATGYAESTLAQLYKVRDGKGQYRGGPAVYMSKGLKAPWAGGIFAVCLILSFGLVFNAVQANSIADAMEGAFGVPKLGVGIVVAVFAGIVIFGGLRKVVRFAEFVVPFMAGAYVLMALFVMILHYDEVPGVIMTIIRSAFGLEEAGGGVAGSVTAAMLNGIKRGLFSNEAGMGSAPNIAATATPAPHHPSSQGLVQAFGVFVDTLVICTATAVMILLSGVLDPESGVTGTELTQQALEAHVGPFGGYFIAIAILFFAFTSIVANYTYAENAMIYLGGSSDLWITLLRFSALGMVIWGSYEAVVTVFNTADASMGLMATVNLIAIVMLSGTVVKLTKDYMAQRKAGDVPHFKGKDYPELADKIDTSIWR; from the coding sequence ATGACCGCAATTGTCGATTTCCTCAATTCCATTCTTTGGGGCTACGTCCTCGTATACGGCCTTCTGGCCGTGGGCGTGTTTTTCACCCTCCGGCTGGGGTTCCTCCAATTCCTCAAATTCGGCGAAATGATCCGCGCTATTCGTGGCTCTCGGGAAAGCGATGTGCATGGAATTTCGCCCTTCCAGGCGCTGTGTACCAGCCTGGCTTCCCGCGTCGGGACCGGTAACCTCGCCGGCGTGGCGGTCGCTCTCTACCTCGGCGGGGCGGGCGCGATCTTCTGGATGTGGATGGTGGCGCTGGTGGGGATGGCCACCGGCTATGCGGAAAGCACCCTGGCCCAGCTCTACAAGGTCCGTGATGGCAAGGGCCAGTACCGCGGTGGACCAGCGGTCTACATGTCGAAGGGGCTGAAGGCGCCCTGGGCCGGAGGGATATTCGCCGTCTGTTTGATCCTCTCTTTCGGTCTGGTGTTCAACGCGGTACAGGCAAACTCGATTGCAGACGCGATGGAAGGCGCCTTTGGCGTTCCCAAGCTGGGCGTGGGCATCGTGGTGGCCGTGTTTGCCGGCATCGTTATCTTTGGCGGTCTGCGAAAGGTCGTTCGTTTTGCCGAATTCGTCGTGCCGTTTATGGCCGGCGCCTATGTGCTGATGGCGCTGTTCGTGATGATCCTGCATTACGACGAGGTCCCCGGTGTGATCATGACCATTATCAGAAGCGCGTTCGGCCTTGAAGAAGCCGGCGGCGGCGTAGCCGGCTCCGTTACCGCCGCCATGCTCAATGGGATCAAACGGGGGCTGTTCTCCAATGAGGCGGGCATGGGCTCGGCGCCCAATATCGCCGCCACGGCTACTCCAGCGCCGCACCATCCTTCTTCCCAGGGTCTGGTGCAGGCCTTCGGCGTGTTCGTGGACACCCTGGTAATCTGTACCGCCACCGCCGTCATGATCCTGCTTTCGGGTGTACTCGACCCTGAGTCCGGCGTGACCGGCACGGAATTGACGCAGCAGGCTCTGGAAGCCCATGTGGGTCCGTTCGGCGGCTACTTCATTGCGATTGCCATCCTGTTCTTTGCCTTCACATCCATCGTCGCCAACTATACCTATGCCGAAAACGCCATGATCTACCTGGGGGGCAGCAGCGATCTTTGGATCACGCTGTTGCGATTTTCGGCCTTGGGCATGGTGATTTGGGGCAGCTACGAAGCCGTGGTCACGGTCTTCAATACGGCCGATGCGTCGATGGGCCTGATGGCTACCGTCAACCTGATTGCCATCGTGATGCTTTCCGGCACCGTCGTGAAGCTGACCAAGGACTACATGGCCCAGCGCAAGGCCGGTGACGTGCCACACTTCAAAGGCAAGGACTACCCGGAACTGGCGGATAAGATCGACACCTCGATCTGGCGCTAG
- a CDS encoding gamma-glutamylcyclotransferase family protein translates to MAFNLHPHRVAVYGTLKRGRSNHGFLKGARYLGTDRLVTITLYDLGPCPAARMEKSQGVEVEVYAVTPRGLNRLDQLEEHIPRSPERSVYDRKEVGTRHGPAWVYLYNLPVKGFRRIVRGGW, encoded by the coding sequence ATGGCATTCAATCTTCATCCCCACCGGGTTGCGGTCTATGGCACGCTCAAGCGTGGGCGCTCCAACCATGGCTTCCTGAAAGGCGCACGCTATCTGGGCACGGATCGGTTGGTGACGATCACGCTCTACGATCTCGGACCTTGCCCGGCGGCGCGAATGGAAAAATCCCAGGGGGTCGAGGTGGAGGTCTATGCGGTCACGCCGCGAGGTCTGAATCGGCTGGATCAGTTGGAGGAGCATATCCCCCGATCGCCGGAGCGTAGCGTTTACGATCGCAAGGAAGTGGGCACCCGCCATGGGCCGGCGTGGGTCTATCTGTATAACCTGCCGGTGAAGGGGTTTCGGCGGATTGTGCGGGGTGGCTGGTAG
- a CDS encoding DUF805 domain-containing protein: MEHFIDAFRNFANFSGRASRTQYWMFFLVYFIALIVLTVLDVVVGTMVISTLFSLAVLIPSISIAARRLHDTGKSGWWQLVALIPLIGWIILIVMLAQPSQGENAYGAQPATA; the protein is encoded by the coding sequence GTGGAACACTTCATCGACGCTTTTCGTAATTTTGCCAACTTCTCGGGCCGCGCAAGCCGTACCCAGTACTGGATGTTCTTCCTGGTCTATTTCATTGCCCTGATCGTGCTCACCGTATTGGACGTCGTGGTTGGCACGATGGTTATTTCCACGTTGTTCTCGCTTGCGGTCCTGATCCCCAGCATCAGCATCGCCGCACGGCGCCTACACGACACCGGAAAATCCGGTTGGTGGCAGTTGGTGGCGCTGATCCCGCTGATCGGCTGGATCATCCTGATCGTGATGCTCGCCCAGCCTAGCCAGGGTGAAAACGCTTACGGCGCGCAGCCGGCTACCGCCTGA
- a CDS encoding phosphoribosyltransferase codes for MSKVFKNRIDAGQQLADKLEELTLEDNALVLGLPRGGLPVAAEVGNRLNLELDVFNVRKLGVPGQPEVAMGALTEDGTRYLNHDLISALRISDADIEQVAAREQETLDRRAREYREGRQQPSFDGRQVILIDDGLATGATMRAVIESVRRQKPSRITVAVPVAARDSADSMRGITDDFVCPLEPRDFRGVGLWYQDFAQVSDDEVIGILARARRP; via the coding sequence ATGAGCAAGGTGTTCAAGAATCGGATAGACGCGGGACAACAACTGGCTGACAAGCTGGAAGAACTCACCCTCGAAGACAATGCCCTGGTCCTCGGGCTCCCCCGCGGCGGGCTGCCGGTCGCGGCGGAAGTGGGCAATCGCCTGAATCTCGAACTGGACGTGTTCAACGTACGCAAGCTGGGCGTGCCCGGCCAGCCTGAAGTCGCCATGGGCGCGCTGACCGAAGACGGTACCCGCTACCTCAACCATGACCTGATTAGCGCCTTGCGGATCAGCGATGCCGACATCGAGCAGGTCGCTGCCCGTGAGCAGGAAACCCTGGATCGGCGGGCGAGGGAATATCGGGAAGGTCGTCAACAGCCGAGTTTCGACGGACGCCAGGTCATCCTGATCGACGATGGTTTGGCCACCGGTGCTACCATGCGTGCCGTGATCGAATCCGTGCGTCGCCAAAAGCCTTCGCGAATTACGGTAGCCGTGCCCGTCGCAGCGCGGGATAGCGCGGACAGCATGCGTGGGATCACCGATGACTTCGTTTGCCCGTTGGAACCGAGGGATTTCCGTGGCGTAGGGCTGTGGTACCAGGATTTCGCGCAGGTCAGCGACGACGAAGTCATTGGGATCCTCGCACGCGCCCGGCGGCCATAG
- a CDS encoding MBL fold metallo-hydrolase — protein MRFTFLGTSAGTPTKIRNVTALALQHGGPRGWYLIDCGEGTQHQLLHTRHSLVQLRAIFITHVHGDHAFGLPGLLASASMSGRTEPLPLIAPAPIRAFVETALAACDSQLGYELAFFEWGAADLVWSDAYVEVTTAPLSHRVPCVAFRFTEKNLERKLLTDQLEFDDVEPGPAWGELQRGRDVVLNDGRVLKSDAYTAITREPRCIVVGGDNDSPELLRETCLDAHVLIHESTYTQAVSNRVGPAPQHSSAEQVARFAESVRLPNLVLTHFSSRYQLSHHGAPHIDEIEFEAGRFYKGNLWLARDFDDYELGKDLILRRITPDDEE, from the coding sequence ATGCGCTTCACTTTCCTCGGCACCTCAGCCGGCACCCCAACCAAGATCCGCAATGTCACCGCCCTCGCCTTGCAGCACGGCGGGCCCCGGGGTTGGTATCTGATCGATTGCGGCGAAGGCACCCAGCACCAGTTGCTGCATACGCGGCATTCGCTGGTCCAGTTGCGAGCGATCTTTATTACCCATGTTCATGGGGATCATGCGTTTGGACTGCCCGGTCTGTTAGCCAGCGCGTCAATGTCCGGCCGGACGGAGCCATTGCCATTGATCGCACCGGCGCCGATTCGGGCGTTTGTGGAAACGGCGCTGGCGGCCTGCGATTCCCAATTGGGCTATGAACTGGCGTTTTTCGAGTGGGGCGCGGCGGATTTGGTCTGGTCGGATGCGTATGTGGAGGTGACGACCGCACCATTGTCCCATCGGGTGCCTTGCGTGGCCTTTCGATTTACGGAGAAGAACCTGGAGCGCAAGCTGCTCACTGACCAGTTGGAATTCGACGATGTGGAGCCCGGACCGGCGTGGGGTGAACTCCAGCGCGGGCGTGACGTGGTTCTGAACGACGGCCGCGTGCTCAAGAGCGACGCCTACACGGCGATTACCCGCGAGCCCCGGTGTATTGTGGTCGGTGGTGATAACGATTCGCCGGAACTGCTACGCGAGACCTGTCTCGACGCTCACGTACTGATCCACGAATCCACCTACACCCAGGCGGTCTCCAACCGGGTAGGACCGGCACCGCAGCACAGCTCGGCCGAACAGGTCGCGCGCTTCGCGGAATCCGTGAGGCTGCCCAACCTGGTCCTTACCCACTTCAGCTCGCGCTACCAACTCTCCCACCACGGTGCGCCACATATCGATGAGATCGAGTTCGAAGCCGGCAGGTTTTACAAGGGCAACCTCTGGCTGGCCCGGGATTTCGACGACTATGAGCTGGGTAAGGACTTGATCCTGAGGCGTATCACCCCCGACGACGAGGAATAA
- a CDS encoding Hsp20/alpha crystallin family protein encodes MSSLIPHRGSVLASFQDEINRLFGDRGLGWPFEEGEASGLAANWTPAVDIKEEEKEYIVRADLPGVDPKQIEVSLESGVLTIKGERQDEKKTEENGFHRVERFSGSFFRRIALPKSTDEDQVKARAVNGVLEIHVPKAEAKGAKRIEVEA; translated from the coding sequence ATGAGTTCACTGATTCCGCATCGTGGTTCTGTTTTGGCCAGTTTTCAGGATGAGATTAATCGTCTATTTGGCGATCGCGGCCTGGGGTGGCCGTTTGAGGAAGGCGAAGCCTCCGGGCTGGCGGCAAACTGGACGCCGGCTGTCGATATCAAGGAAGAGGAGAAGGAGTATATTGTCCGTGCGGATCTTCCGGGCGTCGATCCCAAGCAGATTGAGGTTTCCCTGGAGTCCGGGGTGTTGACCATTAAGGGCGAAAGGCAGGACGAGAAGAAGACAGAAGAGAACGGTTTCCACCGCGTTGAGCGCTTCAGCGGATCATTTTTCCGCCGCATAGCCCTACCTAAATCCACGGACGAAGACCAGGTGAAAGCCCGCGCAGTAAATGGCGTACTGGAAATTCATGTGCCCAAGGCTGAAGCCAAGGGCGCCAAGCGTATCGAGGTTGAAGCCTGA
- a CDS encoding DUF3336 domain-containing protein, whose product MNTKAKVRRQLKRQLVEAQSFEQWRETAEKLDELDGVLDWRQEGETEMLHESLIREHIQLMRKYRQQGQTAALTRVLQESLYRHLGELSNPDLYAVARTGTKLVVSEFLAEVRLGMNYICDQKQPRVSAEEKLQMFRQAEKVFGHPALMLSGGAAFGIYHLGVTRALWRQDLLPDVIAGSSMGAIIAASVCSRNDTELEEFFENPDQVHRDALRWLSLGEIRRKGYAMDQTQLHEHIRTNVGTRSFREAFEHSGRTLNISVSPTRTRQKPRLLNELASPNVTIDSAVLASCAVPGIFPSVSLQARDHSGDGKGETPYMPTERWIDGSVQGDLPHMRMARLHNVNKTIVSQANPHVLPFISHHFERGYRASLRQAASSIVHAHVATMLELTRNTWSSSVVRPLIEQAHAMATQSYLGDINIQFPFKPTLYRKVLANPTDADLDMYIRIGEQATWPMMAMVEDQTLISRTFKECIERLKERAGRERYQAEKAAS is encoded by the coding sequence ATGAATACTAAAGCGAAAGTACGCAGACAGCTTAAACGCCAACTGGTCGAAGCCCAGTCCTTCGAGCAGTGGCGCGAGACCGCCGAAAAACTGGATGAGCTCGATGGCGTGCTCGATTGGCGCCAGGAAGGCGAGACGGAGATGCTGCACGAATCGCTGATCCGTGAGCATATCCAGTTGATGCGAAAGTACCGCCAGCAGGGCCAGACCGCGGCCCTGACCCGCGTGCTTCAGGAAAGCCTGTACCGCCACCTGGGCGAACTCTCCAACCCCGATCTCTACGCCGTCGCCCGCACGGGCACCAAGCTGGTGGTCTCCGAATTTCTCGCCGAAGTCCGTCTCGGGATGAACTACATCTGCGACCAGAAGCAACCACGGGTCTCCGCAGAGGAAAAACTGCAGATGTTCCGCCAGGCCGAGAAGGTCTTCGGTCACCCGGCCCTGATGCTCAGTGGTGGCGCCGCCTTCGGCATCTACCATCTTGGTGTCACCCGCGCGCTCTGGCGCCAGGACCTGCTGCCGGACGTCATCGCCGGCTCGAGCATGGGCGCCATCATCGCCGCAAGCGTGTGCAGCCGCAACGATACGGAACTGGAAGAATTCTTCGAGAACCCCGACCAGGTGCACCGGGATGCCCTGCGCTGGCTGTCGCTCGGCGAGATCCGGCGTAAAGGCTACGCCATGGATCAGACCCAGCTTCATGAACACATCCGCACCAACGTCGGCACCCGAAGCTTCCGGGAGGCCTTCGAGCATAGCGGTCGCACCCTGAACATCTCCGTATCGCCGACTCGTACAAGGCAGAAGCCGCGCCTGCTGAATGAATTGGCGTCACCGAACGTCACGATCGATTCCGCCGTGCTGGCCTCCTGTGCGGTGCCGGGCATCTTCCCTTCGGTGTCCTTGCAGGCCCGCGACCATTCCGGTGACGGTAAAGGCGAAACACCCTACATGCCCACCGAACGCTGGATCGATGGCAGCGTCCAGGGCGACCTGCCCCACATGCGCATGGCGCGCCTGCACAACGTCAACAAAACCATCGTCAGCCAGGCCAATCCGCACGTATTACCGTTCATCAGCCATCACTTTGAACGGGGTTACCGCGCCTCCCTGCGACAAGCCGCCTCGTCGATCGTCCATGCCCATGTGGCCACAATGCTAGAACTGACCCGTAACACCTGGTCGTCTTCCGTGGTTCGCCCCTTGATCGAACAGGCTCACGCCATGGCCACCCAGTCCTATCTGGGAGACATCAACATCCAGTTCCCGTTCAAACCGACGCTCTACCGCAAGGTACTCGCCAATCCCACCGACGCCGACCTGGACATGTACATCCGTATCGGCGAACAGGCCACCTGGCCGATGATGGCGATGGTTGAAGATCAGACGCTGATCAGTCGGACGTTCAAGGAATGTATCGAAAGGTTGAAAGAACGTGCTGGAAGGGAGCGGTATCAGGCGGAGAAGGCGGCTTCGTGA
- a CDS encoding 2-dehydro-3-deoxy-6-phosphogalactonate aldolase, which produces MPSTAFTRYFEEMPLVAILRGIRPDEAIELGSELIDAGFRLIEVPLNSPDPFGSIAALAERFGDQALIGAGTVTGVDDVEKLKHAGGQLMVMPHADPEIISAGVEAGMDVLPGVMTPTEAFGAFKAGAEALKIFPAELVGPSGIKALLSVLPRGTIVAPTGGVTPDNLATFAHAGAKGFGLGSGLYKPGQDARSLRENADAYVSAWRRLGT; this is translated from the coding sequence ATGCCGAGCACCGCGTTCACCCGTTACTTTGAAGAGATGCCCCTGGTCGCCATACTCCGCGGCATTCGCCCAGACGAAGCTATCGAACTGGGCAGCGAACTGATCGATGCCGGTTTCCGCCTGATCGAGGTTCCGCTGAACTCGCCCGATCCGTTCGGGAGCATCGCGGCGCTGGCCGAACGGTTTGGCGATCAGGCGCTGATCGGCGCCGGCACCGTAACCGGTGTCGACGACGTCGAGAAGCTCAAACACGCGGGCGGGCAATTGATGGTCATGCCCCACGCCGATCCGGAAATTATTAGCGCAGGTGTGGAGGCGGGCATGGACGTGCTGCCCGGCGTCATGACACCGACCGAAGCCTTCGGGGCGTTCAAGGCCGGCGCCGAAGCCCTGAAAATCTTTCCCGCAGAGCTGGTCGGCCCATCAGGAATCAAGGCCCTGCTTTCGGTGCTGCCTAGGGGAACAATCGTCGCACCCACCGGCGGCGTCACGCCGGACAACCTGGCGACCTTCGCCCATGCCGGCGCCAAAGGTTTTGGGCTGGGCTCAGGCCTCTACAAACCGGGGCAGGATGCGCGGTCACTGCGTGAAAATGCAGATGCCTACGTTTCCGCCTGGCGTCGACTGGGCACCTGA
- a CDS encoding 2-dehydro-3-deoxygalactonokinase, protein MTSEGIADGKLITVDWGTSNFRAALLDASGAALDRIQAPKGMLQLEKPALAATLTDLLEPWLATLPDAPILMAGMIGSADGLVEVPYLECPASLDDIAEALAPIPDLEHGRRGYIVPGLRGRSISGAHDVMRGEEIQILGALQQTDAEAQTVCLPGTHSKWVTLDGRRVTAFSTCMTGDVYAALCSHTLLKRYANQGSHDPQAFRQGLEHADQPGGLLHHLFSTRTEVLIGDMPPNVSAAYLSGLLIGSEVRAMVDVLKPQGTVTLIANSQLTALYAEALDMRGIDTRRVDGDTAATTGMHHIARRADLIRN, encoded by the coding sequence ATGACCAGCGAGGGCATCGCGGACGGCAAACTGATCACCGTCGATTGGGGCACCAGCAATTTCCGCGCAGCGTTGCTCGACGCTTCTGGTGCGGCCCTTGATCGCATCCAGGCGCCGAAGGGTATGCTCCAACTGGAGAAGCCTGCGTTGGCCGCGACACTTACCGATCTGCTGGAACCCTGGCTCGCGACGCTACCCGATGCCCCTATCCTGATGGCCGGCATGATCGGTAGTGCCGATGGTCTGGTGGAGGTGCCCTATCTGGAATGTCCCGCGAGCCTCGACGATATTGCAGAGGCCTTGGCGCCCATTCCCGATCTTGAGCACGGCCGGCGCGGGTATATCGTACCGGGCCTGCGCGGGCGCTCGATCTCCGGCGCCCACGATGTCATGCGTGGTGAGGAAATACAGATCCTCGGCGCGCTCCAGCAAACAGATGCCGAGGCGCAAACAGTCTGCCTGCCAGGCACCCACTCCAAATGGGTGACGCTGGATGGGCGTAGAGTAACCGCCTTCAGCACCTGCATGACCGGCGATGTCTACGCCGCGCTATGCAGCCATACCCTGCTGAAGCGCTACGCCAACCAAGGCAGCCACGATCCGCAAGCCTTCCGCCAGGGCCTTGAGCACGCCGACCAGCCCGGCGGTTTACTACACCACCTCTTCAGCACGCGCACCGAAGTGTTGATTGGCGATATGCCGCCGAATGTTTCCGCTGCCTATCTGTCAGGCCTGCTCATTGGCTCGGAAGTCCGCGCCATGGTGGATGTGCTGAAGCCGCAAGGTACAGTCACGCTGATCGCAAACAGCCAGTTAACGGCCCTCTACGCCGAGGCCCTCGACATGCGAGGTATCGATACCCGGCGCGTGGACGGAGACACCGCGGCCACCACCGGCATGCATCATATCGCGCGCCGCGCCGACCTTATCCGGAACTGA